Within Thermococcus celer Vu 13 = JCM 8558, the genomic segment ATACTCTCCGCGGTACTCGCGGTGGAGTGGAGGGACCTGCTGGCGGCCGCCGTCGGAATGGCCGCGGTGAGCCTGTTCGCCTCGATACTGTTCTTCATGTTGCAGGCGCCGGACGTCGCGATGACGGAGGCGGCTATAGGCGCGGCCCTCAGTGCGGCGGTGTTCATCTTCGCGATAAAGAGAACCCAGCGCTTTGAGACGGAGGAAGAGGAGAAGCCCGGCTGGTGGGTGAGGTGGTGAAGATGCTCAAGCGCTCGCTTGCGATACTCACGCTCCTCATAATCGGCTACTGGCTCGCCCAGGGCCTCGCAGGGGTGCCCTTCGGCCAGGACAGGATGCTCGTCGGACACTACTACCTCGAGCACGTGAAGGAGCAGACCGGCGCGGTCAACGCGGTAACCGCCATAGTCGTCAACTACCGTGGTTTCGATACGCTCGGTGAGGTCACCGTCCTGTTCATAGCCTCAACCGGTGTCGCCGCCCTCCTCTGGAGGAAAAAGAAGAAGAGGAGCGCCAAGACTGAGGGCTCTGTGGTCCTCACAACCGGAACGAGACTTTTGGTTCCCTTCGTGATACTCTTCGGTTCGTACATCTTCATCCACGGGCACCTCACCCCGGGCGGAGGATTCCCCGGTGGAGCCACCATAGCGACGGGCTTCCTCCTGCTGTACATGGCCTTCACGACCTACGAGATACCCCACAGGGGCTTCGAGAAGACCGAAGGAATCGCCGGAATGAGCTACGTCCTCGTGGGCCTCATCGGCCTTGGAATAGGCGGTTACTTCCTCTTCGACTGGATATGGCAGACCTGGCAGTTAGGCACTGACAACATCGGCAGGCTGTTCAGCGGCGGCTTCATACCGATAATCTACATCCTGATAGGAATCAAGGTCGGCACGGAGCTCAGCGGAATCATCGACAACATGGTGAAGGAGGAGGTGAGCGAATGATCAGCGTCTACTACTTCGGTGCCATCTCGCTCATCCTCATAGGCCTCTACGCCGTCCTCGTCAAGAAGAACCTGCTCAAGATACTCATAGGGCTGAGCATAATGGAGACCGGTGTCAACCTTCTCCTCATCAGCATCGGTTACGTCTCGGGGAGGAGCGCACCAATACTGAGCGAGGGGATCGGGCCGAACCAGGCAGTTGACCCGATACCGCAGGCCCTCGTCCTCACGGCCATAGTCATAGGCGTAGCAACCACCGCAATGGCCCTTAGCGTCGCCATGCTGATTTACGAGAAGTATGGAACGCTCAACATCGAGGAGATAAGGAGGTTGAGAGGATGAACGGACAGTACGCCTCCCTGCTCATAGCTTTGCCTCTCATAAGCGCG encodes:
- a CDS encoding NADH-quinone oxidoreductase subunit K — its product is MISVYYFGAISLILIGLYAVLVKKNLLKILIGLSIMETGVNLLLISIGYVSGRSAPILSEGIGPNQAVDPIPQALVLTAIVIGVATTAMALSVAMLIYEKYGTLNIEEIRRLRG
- a CDS encoding Na(+)/H(+) antiporter subunit B, producing the protein MLKRSLAILTLLIIGYWLAQGLAGVPFGQDRMLVGHYYLEHVKEQTGAVNAVTAIVVNYRGFDTLGEVTVLFIASTGVAALLWRKKKKRSAKTEGSVVLTTGTRLLVPFVILFGSYIFIHGHLTPGGGFPGGATIATGFLLLYMAFTTYEIPHRGFEKTEGIAGMSYVLVGLIGLGIGGYFLFDWIWQTWQLGTDNIGRLFSGGFIPIIYILIGIKVGTELSGIIDNMVKEEVSE
- a CDS encoding DUF4040 domain-containing protein, giving the protein MNAIAIIEYLIVGIMILSAVLAVEWRDLLAAAVGMAAVSLFASILFFMLQAPDVAMTEAAIGAALSAAVFIFAIKRTQRFETEEEEKPGWWVRW